From Punica granatum isolate Tunisia-2019 chromosome 1, ASM765513v2, whole genome shotgun sequence:
TCCTTTTGTACCGAGACACTGATCCatttaagcaaaaaaattattgcttAGGCTGTAAGACCATTAGTATGGATCAAtttaatcttctttttttttcctcccaaATTTTATATCCCTAAAATTTTGCATGGTGGCTTCTTGTTGCTAAAGTATTGGTGGTTGGTTTTGACAATGTTGCCCTTTGCCCTCTATTGGTCTTTACTCTTTCGAGCTAGCACTTAGTTGACTATTTTCATGATAGGTTGTATATTGTCATAACTTCATATGTTCTTGATCGATGACAgttgtgaatttttttgatCATTATAGGCTGCTAGCTATACAATGAATTCTACTGGTGCTAGCAACAGCAACACACCCACTCCTACGTCACCTACTAGAGAATCCACTCCAAGTTCTTCGATACCAAAAGGCACTAATAGAGGAAAATCTGATCCGGCATGGGCACATTGCAAGGAAGTGCCGTCAGCAAGTGGAAGGAAGGGGCTGCTATGCTTGTATTGCTCAAAAGTTCTCTCCGGTGGTGGTATAAATCGGTTCAAACAACATTTGGCGGGATTAAAAGGGAATGCAGAGGCATGTCGGAAGGTACCAGATGCTGTTCGATTTAGAATGCAGGAACATCTGGTGGGGCATattatggaaaagaaaaggaagcgcgatatgttagatgagcaaAATCCATATGCTCCACTCTCCGAGCATGATGAGGAGATAGTAGAAATGACACATCTCCATTCAAAAGCAAAAGGGAAGGCAACTCAAGATACCCAATCAAAGGCAGCGCCGTCAAACaagatgaaaattaattcGTACTTCGAACCGAGAACAACACCGGGAGCTCAAAGGACACTCAAGAGTGTTTTGCAAAGCAAAGAAGTCACCGAGAAGTGTGATCTTGCCATTTCTAAGTGGATGTTGGCTACAAGTATACCGTTTAATACGGTTAATTCTCCTTATTACCAACAAGCAATCGATGCCATTGCTAGCATGGGGGCAGGTTATAAAGGTCCGGGCTTTCATGATCTTCGGGGGTACTTATTGACAAAAAATGTTGAGGAGGTGAGAAAGTATGTTGATAGTTACCGAACTACTTGGAAAGAGACGGGCTGCACGATAATGGCGGACGGATGGACGGACCAATGCAGGAGaactttgattaattttttggttTATTGTCCTAAGGGAACTGTTTTCTTGAAGTCTGTTGATGCTTCAGATGCTTCGAAGACTGGAGATATGCTTTACAAATTATTCAGAGAGGTGGTCCTATTTGTTGGTCAAGAGAACGTTGTTCACTTTGTGACTGACAATGCCGCTAACTACGTGGCTGCTGGTCGCTTGTTGGAGCAGGAGTTCAGGACAATATTTTGGTCTCTTTGTGCGCCTCATTGCATTAACTTAATTCTAAGTGATATTGGTAAGTTGGACGAGGTGAATGATATTGTGACTCATGCTTCGAAGATTACTAAGTATATCTACAATCATTGCTTTGCATTGAATCTGATGAGAAAATTCACTGGTGGACGAGAAATTCTACGCCCTGCTC
This genomic window contains:
- the LOC116207395 gene encoding uncharacterized protein LOC116207395 — protein: MNSTGASNSNTPTPTSPTRESTPSSSIPKGTNRGKSDPAWAHCKEVPSASGRKGLLCLYCSKVLSGGGINRFKQHLAGLKGNAEACRKVPDAVRFRMQEHLVGHIMEKKRKRDMLDEQNPYAPLSEHDEEIVEMTHLHSKAKGKATQDTQSKAAPSNKMKINSYFEPRTTPGAQRTLKSVLQSKEVTEKCDLAISKWMLATSIPFNTVNSPYYQQAIDAIASMGAGYKGPGFHDLRGYLLTKNVEEVRKYVDSYRTTWKETGCTIMADGWTDQCRRTLINFLVYCPKGTVFLKSVDASDASKTGDMLYKLFREVVLFVGQENVVHFVTDNAANYVAAGRLLEQEFRTIFWSLCAPHCINLILSDIGKLDEVNDIVTHASKITKYIYNHCFALNLMRKFTGGREILRPAPTRFATNFIALQSILAQQNALRAMVTSSEWTSSSHAKESKAKEFVKLLFVDSFWSECAAIVQISEPLVRVLRIVDSDERPAMGFLLEAMYKAREEMLKRFNKRKKKIEPYINILDARWDRQLHKNLHAAGYWLNPKYQYDLTEMEKNRGTVSGLLDVIERYSYGKPSLQTKLTSEMKIFKNAEGDFGRVSAVSDRIVMAPDEWWMWNYFKGRNYDPIDFEKFASYSTWVLEDEPRALSNEELQTFRRDLQMCIQENENDDSLDLNLEDLDMDDGAEDNIDGGNVNDRVQENPLFEAPEAPHDAAAEDNICGNYGGDWSAWNC